In the Eptesicus fuscus isolate TK198812 chromosome 12, DD_ASM_mEF_20220401, whole genome shotgun sequence genome, one interval contains:
- the IDH3B gene encoding isocitrate dehydrogenase [NAD] subunit beta, mitochondrial isoform X1, whose protein sequence is MNMAALSSVRWLTRALVAAPNPGAWRGLGTSAVSHSVSRSQAEDVKVEGAFPVTMVPGDGVGPELMHAVKEVFKAASVPVEFQEHYLSEVQNMASEEKLEQVLSSMKDNKVALIGKIHTPMEYKGDLASYDMRLRRKLDLFANVVHVKSLSGYKTRHNNLDLVIIREQTEGEYSSLEHESAKGVIECLKIITRTKSQRIAKFAFDYATKKGRNKVTAVHKANIMKLGDGLFLQCCEEIAELYPKIKFETMIIDNCCMQLVQNPYQFDVLVMPNLYGNIIDNLAAGLVGGAGVVPGESYSAEYAVFEMGARHPFAQAVGRNIANPTAMLLSASNMLRHLNLEYHSNMIADAVKKVIKVGKVRTPDMGGYATCRDFTEAVIDALSQPHPCKGVK, encoded by the exons ATGAACATGGCGGCTCTCAGCAGTGTCCGCTGGCTGACCCGA GCGCTGGTCGCCgccccgaacccaggggcatggaggggcctgggcacTTCGGCCGTTTCGCACTCCGTCTCGCGGAGCCAG GCCGAGGACGTGAAGGTGGAGGGCGCCTTTCCTGTGACCATGGTGCCGGGAGACGGCGTGGGGCCCGAACTGATGCATGCTGTCAAGGAGGTGTTCAAG GCTGCCAGTGTCCCAGTGGAGTTTCAGGAGCATTACCTGAGCGAGGTGCAGAACATGGCTTCTGAGGAGAAGCTGGAGCAAGTTCTGAGTTCCATGAAGGACAACAAGGTGGCCCTCATTG GAAAGATCCACACCCCGATGGAGTATAAGGGGGATCTAGCCTCCTATGATATGAGACTGAG GCGTAAGTTGGACTTGTTTGCCAATGTAGTCCATGTGAAGTCACTTTCTGGGTACAAGACTCGACACAACAATCTAGATCTGGTGATCATTCGAGAGCAGACAGAAGGGGAGTACAGCTCTCTGGAACATGAG AGTGCAAAGGGTGTGATTGAATGCTTGAAGATTATCACTCGAACCAAATCTCAACGGATTGCAAAATTCGCCTTTGACTATGCCACTAAGAAGGGGCGGAACAAGGTCACGGCTGTTCACAAGGCGAACATCAT GAAACTTGGGGATGGGTTGTTTCTGCAGTGCTGTGAGGAAATTGCTGAACTGTACCCCAAAATCAAGTTTGAGACAATGATCATAGACAACTGTTGCATGCAG CTGGTGCAGAATCCTTACCAGTTTGATGTGCTGGTGATGCCCAATCTCTATGGGAACATTATTGACAATCTAGCTGCTGGCTTGGTTGGGGGAGCTGGTGTGGTACCTGGTGAGAGCTACAGTGCAGAGTATGCGGTCTTTGAGATG GGTGCCCGGCACCCATTTGCCCAGGCAGTGGGCAGAAATATAGCCAACCCCACAGCCATGCTTCTGTCAGCTTCCAACATGCTGCGACACCTCAA TCTAGAATATCACTCCAACATGATTGCAGATGCAGTGAAGAAGGTGATCAAAGTTGGCAAG GTTCGAACTCCTGACATGGGTGGCTATGCCACCTGCCGAGACTTCACTGAGGCTGTCATTGATGCCCTGTCCCAACCACACCCATGTAAAGgtgttaaataa
- the IDH3B gene encoding isocitrate dehydrogenase [NAD] subunit beta, mitochondrial isoform X2, with product MNMAALSSVRWLTRALVAAPNPGAWRGLGTSAVSHSVSRSQAEDVKVEGAFPVTMVPGDGVGPELMHAVKEVFKAASVPVEFQEHYLSEVQNMASEEKLEQVLSSMKDNKVALIGKIHTPMEYKGDLASYDMRLRRKLDLFANVVHVKSLSGYKTRHNNLDLVIIREQTEGEYSSLEHESAKGVIECLKIITRTKSQRIAKFAFDYATKKGRNKVTAVHKANIMKLGDGLFLQCCEEIAELYPKIKFETMIIDNCCMQLVQNPYQFDVLVMPNLYGNIIDNLAAGLVGGAGVVPGESYSAEYAVFEMGARHPFAQAVGRNIANPTAMLLSASNMLRHLNLEYHSNMIADAVKKVIKVGKVRTRDMGGYSTTTDFIQSVIGHLHPYGG from the exons ATGAACATGGCGGCTCTCAGCAGTGTCCGCTGGCTGACCCGA GCGCTGGTCGCCgccccgaacccaggggcatggaggggcctgggcacTTCGGCCGTTTCGCACTCCGTCTCGCGGAGCCAG GCCGAGGACGTGAAGGTGGAGGGCGCCTTTCCTGTGACCATGGTGCCGGGAGACGGCGTGGGGCCCGAACTGATGCATGCTGTCAAGGAGGTGTTCAAG GCTGCCAGTGTCCCAGTGGAGTTTCAGGAGCATTACCTGAGCGAGGTGCAGAACATGGCTTCTGAGGAGAAGCTGGAGCAAGTTCTGAGTTCCATGAAGGACAACAAGGTGGCCCTCATTG GAAAGATCCACACCCCGATGGAGTATAAGGGGGATCTAGCCTCCTATGATATGAGACTGAG GCGTAAGTTGGACTTGTTTGCCAATGTAGTCCATGTGAAGTCACTTTCTGGGTACAAGACTCGACACAACAATCTAGATCTGGTGATCATTCGAGAGCAGACAGAAGGGGAGTACAGCTCTCTGGAACATGAG AGTGCAAAGGGTGTGATTGAATGCTTGAAGATTATCACTCGAACCAAATCTCAACGGATTGCAAAATTCGCCTTTGACTATGCCACTAAGAAGGGGCGGAACAAGGTCACGGCTGTTCACAAGGCGAACATCAT GAAACTTGGGGATGGGTTGTTTCTGCAGTGCTGTGAGGAAATTGCTGAACTGTACCCCAAAATCAAGTTTGAGACAATGATCATAGACAACTGTTGCATGCAG CTGGTGCAGAATCCTTACCAGTTTGATGTGCTGGTGATGCCCAATCTCTATGGGAACATTATTGACAATCTAGCTGCTGGCTTGGTTGGGGGAGCTGGTGTGGTACCTGGTGAGAGCTACAGTGCAGAGTATGCGGTCTTTGAGATG GGTGCCCGGCACCCATTTGCCCAGGCAGTGGGCAGAAATATAGCCAACCCCACAGCCATGCTTCTGTCAGCTTCCAACATGCTGCGACACCTCAA TCTAGAATATCACTCCAACATGATTGCAGATGCAGTGAAGAAGGTGATCAAAGTTGGCAAG GTGCGGACACGAGACATGGGCGGCTACAGCACCACAACCGACTTCATCCAGTCCGTCATCGGCCACCTGCACCCCTATGGGGGCTAG